A region of the Zhihengliuella halotolerans genome:
GCCGCGGCGCTCGCCAGGACCCACATCGCCGACAGCCTCACGGCCTCCGTGACCGGTGCCCTGGAAGAGCGGGAGAAGGCCGAGCTGGAAGCCCCGGCCAGCGCCGACTAACGGCCCCGCCCCGTGTGACGGCCGCGTGGGGCGACGAGTCCAGTGCCGGGGTGGGCTCCGTCGCCGCGCGGGTGAGCCGGCGCAGGCACGAGGCCGCCGATGCCGCAACCACCAGTTCCAGCGGAACCACTGCCAGCATCATCAGCGATGACGACGACGCGGCGCCGGGGGAGACGCTGGCTGCATCCGCGAGGTGCCCCGCATGCCCGCCGCCGAGGCCCGGGAGCCCGAGCAGGAGCGCCGTGTGCGCCAGGGCCATGGCTGCGGACATCGCCAGCAGCACGGTCAGCTCCGTTCGGCAGCTCGACCGCGAGCGCGCCCGCCACAACCCGGCGGCGCACTTGACGCACAGGGCGGTCATGACGAGCAGCGCCGCTGAAAGCCAGAGCCCGTGGGTGCCCGCGTGCGCGGCGAGCACCCACGCGTGCAGGCCCGCCACTGCCGCGGCGAGTGCCGCCGTCGTTCGCATGATCGCTAGTGGCAGCCGGACTCGGTGTGGCAGGCGCCCGGGGTCGGGGCCGGCACGTCGAGGACCGGGGATCGGTCGAAGAAGCCGTCCGGGCGCAGCTTGAAGCCGGTGGTGTCGACGGGCATGATCGGCCAGTCCTCCACGCGCGGGAAGTGCGTCAGGCCGAAGGTGTGCCAGAGGACCAGATCCTCCCCGTCGAGGTTGCGGTCCGCCTCGATCCAGGCCGGAAGCCCCGCGCCGCCGGGGTGCTGGTTGACGAAGTCGCCGGTCGGGTAGCGCTCGTCTTCGGCGTGCGGGGTCACCCACAGCGAGCTTGACGTGAACGCGGCGCGGCGGGCCACCGAGGATTCGGGATCTGCGAGCAGGGTCGGGTTGCCTTCCGGCAGGAGCTTGTAGCCGACGGGGGCGCCGAGCCGGTTGCGCGTCTGCGCGCTCTGCACGATCCAGGACCGCCCCGTCTCCATGCGGCTCTGGCGCACGGCCGCCTTCTCGCTGGCGAGCACGGTGTGTTTACGCGTGAACGCGTTGCCGCGCGGATTCGACTCGCCCATCGGGACGCGCACGGCCTCCTCTTCGACGACGCGGGACGGGCCGTCGTCGAGCGCGAAGTCCAGCCGCGCGCCGAACAGGTGCTGGTGGAAGGGCGCGCCGAGGCCGGGGGCCATCTCGGAGCTGTACGGGTACGGTTCGCCGTCGGCGCCTGCCTCCGGCTGCGCGGACGTAAAGACGATGCCGGTGGCCTTCGCCTCGAACTCGATGGTCCCGTCGAGGTAGAGGTACCAGTAGAAGCCGTAGTCGTAGTTGCCGACGGTCGTGAAGAAGCTGATCACCAGACGGCGGTTGCGGCGGGTGTAGTCGATCCCGCTCCACAGGTCCGAGTGCTTCGCCAGGATGGAGGCGTCCTCCTCGTGCATGCAGATGCCGTTGTGGATCGTGCGGGCGTTGCCGAAATTGTCGGAGATGACCGGGGAGAGGTAGGTGATCTCGCCGAGGCAGTCGCAGCCGAGCTGCAGCGAGTTGGCGCATGAGCCGATGAGGTATTCGCCGGTGTCGAAGTAGTTCTGCCAGTTCCGCACGGGGGAGGGGTCGCCGTACGGGACCACCATTTCCGCGATCGAGGCCCGGTTGAGGATCTTGCGGCGCCGGGTCTCGCCCTCGGGCGACTTGTCGTCGAACGCGATGTTGTGCAGGACGAGGCCTTCGCGCATGTCGAAGCCGATGTCGAGGCTCCAGCGCTCCCACTCGACATGGTTGCCGCCCGTGACCTCGAACGAAGGCCCCTCCGGCTGGGTGATGCTGATGGGCTTCTGCGTCGTGCGCAGCTCGCCGGTCAGCGACGGGTCGGTGTAGTTTCCGTGCTCGGGGGGAACGGGCACGACGCCGAGGTCCAGGATGCGGGTGGCCTTCCGACTCGCCACGTCGACGTACGCGACGAGCCCGTCGATGGGGTGCGCCCAGGCGCTGTCGGTTTCGTGCTCCTGGTAGAACGCCAGCCCCCGCAGGACCCGCGTCCCGCGCTCTTCCGGGTAGTCGTAGAAGCCCGCCGAGAGCGGCGCGACGCGCACCTTCTCCAGCTCCAGACCGCGTTTGGCAATCGCCGCCTGCCACTGGGCGTCCTCGGCGAGGACCTCCTCCACGGCCGCGAACTCGGCTTCCATGACCGGCAGCTCACCGGTGGCCATGGTGTCCAGTGCGACGACGGACTCCACCGCCCGGGTGCTCGCGTTCACCGTCGCGTCGATCGGAGCCCCGCCGGCGGTGTCGAGGGCGAAGACTCGGAAGCGACGGTCCGCGTGAGCGCCGGATGCGGTGCCGCGCGGCGGGTCTAGCAGGCCCAGGTAGGCGATCCGCGAGGTCTCGGGCAGGTGGCCGGCTTCGGCCAGAAGCGCGGTGACGGTCTTGACCTCGTCCGTGGTCGGCAGCGAGTAGGCGGTCGGCTGGTTCATGGGGTCCTCGAGGCTTTCGTGGGTCGACGGGGCGCTGTGAGGCGCCCCACTTTATTTTCTCTTAACGTAGAGAATAAGCTGATCGTGAGCTGTCCCACAAGGGGGTGGCGCATAAAGATTTAGTGGCGTCTGCCGTCACACCCCTCACCGCGGCCGCTACCGCGAATCGAATAGGATGGCGCCATGCCGAAGATCGTCGACCACGACGCCCGCCGCGAGGAGATCGCCCGGGCGGCCTGCCGCGTCGTGGCCAGGAGTGGGCTCGAGGGTCTGACGCTGCGCGACGTCGCCGCCGAGATCGGCTTTGCCAACGGCGCGCTCAAGCCGTACTTCCCGACGAAGGCGGCGCTTTCCCAGGCCGCGTTCTCGCGCGTCTTCCGGCAGACCGAGCGGCGCATCACCGAAGCGACCCGCGGAAAACGGGCGACCGCAGCGCTGCGGGCCTTTGCTCTCGAGGTGCTCCCGCTGGACGACAACCGGCTCGACGAGGCCCGCGTGGTCCTGCCGTTCTGGCAGCTCGCGGTCCACGATCCGCGCCAGGCCGAGGTCAACGACCAGGCCATGCTGTCGTGGCGATCCTCGATGCGCCGCTGGCTCGCCGAGGGTGTCGACGACGGCGAGATCCGTTCGGACCTCGACCCCGCTGCCGCCGTCGAATCGCTGCTCAATTTCCTGCTCGGCGCGCAAGGCGCCGGCGTGATCGACGCCGAGTACAACGGCCCACGTCAGCTGCGAGACCAGCTCGAGGTGCAGCTGCGCGGCTTCCGCCCCTGAAGGGCACTGGCGGGTGCGGCGCCAGTGACCGGCCGCGTGACATTCTCCGCCGTTGGGCCTACATTGGGGCCAACCGGCCGGGGCGCGTGAACCACATCACCACCCGCGCCCGCCGCCTGAGGAAGTGTCATGTATCAAGTCAAGTACGCCGACGACTTCGCTTCGTGGAAGCAGGTCGTCTCCAGCTCGTTCGTCCCGCTCGACGCGAAGGCCGTGAACTCCCGGCCGTTCACCGGCCAGGTCGGCGGCGGTACCGTGTTCGACGTCGGGCTCATGCGGGTCACCGCCTCCGCCCACGAGGTCGTGCGCACCGAGAACCTCATCGCCCGCACCGAGGGGGCGTTCTACAAGCTCGGCGTGCAGATGTCCGGCCACGGCATCCTCGCCCAAGACGGCCGCGAGGCGATCCTGCGCCCCGGCGAGCTGGCGATCTACGATACCCAGCGCCCCTATTCCCTCGCGTTCGAGGAGGATTTCTCGACGCTGGTGATGATGTTCCCGCAGCAGATGCTGGGACTCTCACCCGAGGACGTGTCCGAACTGACCGCCGTGAGCATGGGCGCCGACCAGCGGCTCGGGCGTGCGGTGCTGCCGTTCCTGCGCGAGATCGCGGACCTGCTGCCGACGATCGACGGGCCCATCGGACACCGCCTCGCGATGAACACGGTCGACCTGCTGGCCACGCTCCTGGCTGACGAGATCGGACAGCGCGCGCCGACCGGCGACCTGGATCGGGCGCGCCAGTTGCGCCGCATCCAGCACTTCATCGACGCCCAGCTCGCCGATTCGACGCTCTCCCCGGGCGACATCGCCGCCGCGCACTTCATGTCCACGCGCAGTCTGCACAAGCTCTTCTCCGATTCCGGGCACACCGTGGCCGGGTGGATTCGGGAACGCCGGCTCGAGAACTGCCGCCGGGACTTGAGCGACCCCCTGCAGTCCCACGCTCCGGTCGGCGCGATCGGCGCCCGCTGGGGGCTGCCGGACGCCGCCCACTTCAGCCGCGCCTTCCGTTCCGCCTACGGCTGCTCGCCGGCGCAGTACCGCCGCGGCGACCGGTAGCGCAGATTGGCAATAGTCCCGCGCGCAGGGACAAGGCGGACGCGGCGGGGGCCGGCAGGATGGAGGCAGCACACGTCACACACGACAAAGGAGTTGTCATGACCGTAGAGACCGCAACGTTCGCCACGGCAGCCGATCTGCTCGACGCCGTCCAGCCGGCCACCGGCGGCCGCGAGATGCTGGACCCGGCGACCGGGGCCGTCGTCGGGCGGGCCCCCGAGCACACGGCCGCCGATCTCGAAGCGGCCATCGCCGCCGCCCGCGCCGCGCAGCCCGCCTGGGGCGCACTCACCCACGCCGAGCGCGGTGCGGCCATGAACTCCGCCGCAGACGCCATCGAGGCCAACGCCGAGGCCCTCGCCGAGCTGCTCTCACGCGAGCAGGGCAAGCCGCTCAACGGCCCCAACGCCCGTTTCGAAGTCGGGGCCTGCTCCGCTTGGCTGCGTGCTACCGCGTCTTTTGAACTCGAGCCCGAGGTCCTGTTCGACGACGAGGGCGGCCGGGCGGAGCTGCACTACCGCCCGCTCGGGGTCGTCGGCGCGATCGGTCCGTGGAACTGGCCGATGATGATCGCCGTCTGGCAGATCGCCCCGTCCCTGCGCATGGGCAACACCGTCGTCGTCAAGCCGTCCGGAAACACGCCGCTGTCCGTGCTCGCGCTCGCGCACGTGATGAACACCGCGCTGCCGGCCGACCTGCTGCACGTCGTCGCCGGCCGCCGCGACGTCGGGGCTCTGCTCGTCGAACACCCGGACATCGCCAAGATCATGTTCACCGGCTCCACGGGCGCCGGCCAGAAGATCATCAAGGACTCGGCCGACACGGTCAAGCGCCTGACCATGGAGCTCGGCGGCAACGACGCCGGCATCGTGCTCCCCGACGTCGACGCGCAGGCCATCGCCCAGGACCTTTTCTGGGGGGCCTTCATCAACACCGGCCAGACGTGCGCGGCGCTCAAGCGCCTCTACGTGCACGAGGACGTGTACGACGACGTCTGCGCGGCGCTCGTCGAGGTCGCGCGCAACGTGCCCATGGGGGTGGGCCTGGATGAGAACAACGTGCTCGGCCCGCTGCAGAACAAGTCCCAGTACGACATCGTGGCGAATCTGGTCCAGGCGGCCAAGGACTCGGGGGCCCGCGTGTTGATCGGCGGCGATCCCGACGAGTCGGCGCCCGGCTACTTCTACCCGACGACCCTCGTGGCCGACATCGACAATGACAACCCGCTCGTCGCCGAGGAGCAGTTCGGCCCCGCCCTGCCGATCATCAAGTACTCGAACCTGGACGCGGTCATCGAGCAGGCGAACGCGCTCGATGTCGGGCTCGGCGGCTCCGTCTGGAGCGCGGACCGCGACCGCGCCATCGAGGTCGCGTCCCGCATCCAGTCGGGCACCGTCTGGATCAACAAGCACGGCGCCGTGGACCCCCGCATGCCGTTCGGAGGGATGAAGCAGTCGGGCTTCGGCCTCGAGTTCGGCGTCGAGGGCCTCAAGCACCTCGGCGCGCCGCAGGTCATCAACTACTGACCCGGGCATGGGGTGCCGCGCATAGGATGCCTTCATGGCTTTCACCGACATCCCGATCGCTCTGCGCTGGTCCGACCAGGACGCCAACGGGCACCTCAACAACGCCCGGATCGTCACCCTGATGGAGGAGTCCCGCGTGCGCTGGATGCGCGGGCTCGAGGGGCTTGCCGCGTTCCGCGGCTTGGGCGGCGCCGTCGTCGCGTCTCTGACGGTCGACTACGTGGCGCAGGGCGAGTACGTGCCGGAGATGGTGGTCCGCCTCGGCATCGAGCGCATCGGGAGCAAGTCGTTCACGATCCGCCACGTCGGCCTGCAGGACGGGAGAACGGTGTTCGACGGGAGCACGGTGATCGTGCCGCTCGCGGCCGATCGCACGACCTCGCGGTCGCTGACCGGTGCCGAGCGCGAGTCTCTCGCCGCACACGAGGTGCCGGCCCGTCGTCGTCCGAGTTAATCCCGCGAGCGCGTGCTGTGCGCGAGGGGTATTCTTTGCGCATGGACGAAACCCCCCTGCCGATGCACGCCCGCCGCCGCGAACTGGGTGAGGCCTCCCGGCAGCATATCCTCGATGTCGCGGTGCGGCTCATGTCAGAGCGGGGTTTCGAGGGGACCGCGATGTCCGCGCTGTGCAAGGAGACGGGCCTTCCGGCGAGCTCGATCTACTGGCATTTCGGCTCGAAGGACGGCTTGCTCGAAGCGGTCATGGAGCGAGGCGGGGAGCAGTTCTTCACTTCATTTCCCGACCCCGGCGATGCCGCGGAGCCGGCCGACAAGTTGCGCCGATTCGTCCGGTCGACCGGCGCCTGGCTCCTCGAGGAGTCGCGCAATGGTCAGTTCCTGCAGCTGCAGCTGCGGTTTCGGCTCAGCCGGCGGGCGCCGCTGGCCGAGAAGTTCGCAGCCAAGGCGGACGCCGGCATGCAGAAGAGCATCGAGTACGTCCGGGCATGGATCGCCTACGCCTATGCGAGCGAAGGCGAAGAGGTCGCCCAGCGCCTCGCCGCGGAGACTGCGCATTTTGCAGTCGCCATGCTGGACGGGGTCTTCATCATGGTGTACGACGACGACCGCGTCGATGCGGTCGAGATGATCGACGACGCCGCGGAGGCGCTTGTGAGCCGCGTCGAATCCCGTCTGGCCGCGATCAAGCCGGCCGCGACAGAGTAGGGCTGGTCCCGGGGCCGCGCATTGGTCCGGCCCCGAGCGGGTCGTCCCCCTCGAAATCGTCGAACACGGTCCCGTCGTCGGGCCAGCACATGGCCTCCATGATCGCGGAGTCGGCGATGTCCTCGGAGACCATGTGACCGTCCCCGTCGAGGATGCGGCAGCCGACTTCGCCCGGGGAATCGCCGTAGTGGATGACGGTCACGCTCCCGGCCCACACATCGATGTCGATGACCTCGGAGAACGGCTCGCCCGCCTCGATTTCTTCGGTCCGGTAGCCATCGCCCGCGAGACCCGTGTAGATCTCGACTTCGGCGGGGACGTCGGCCCAGGCCTCGAACGTGTAGGCCTCAACCTCTCCCGGTCCGGCCCAGTCGCCCAGCGCGCCGAATTCGTCGTCGAAGCTCTCGAACGCTGAGAACACTGCCGCGAAGGCGAGGGTCCACAGGAGAGCGATGACGAGTGACGCGATGCCCGTTGACAGCCCCGCGATAGCGAGCGCGCGGCTGTGGAGCTTTCGTGTCATGGCGATGCCGGCGACGATGACCGCGGCGAGGCCAACGGGGAACGCCGCGAAGTGTACGAAAGGCACGAGGGACAGACAAGCAGCAACGACGCCGAGTATGATCGCAGCGATCGTCAGACCGCTGGCCTTGGGCGGGACTGTGCCCGGCGGACCGGGCATCGCGGGCGGCGGCCAGGGGCGACCGTCCGGCGTCTGCTGCCAGGAAACGGGGTAGGAGTAGTCGGGACGCTGTTGCTGCGCCGGCTGTTCCGGGCCCGGCGGCTGCGGAGGCAGTGGCTGTTGCGCCCGCTCCGGGCTCGAGGGCTCCGGCGGGCGCGGAGCGTAAGGATTCTGCGGAATCGGCTGGTCGTTCGGTTCGCGATCCGGCGTCGTGTCGCTCATGTGCGCCCTCCTGGCAGGGTCTCGGCGGCTACAACCATTTTAGGCCCTGCGCCGCAATCTGGTGCCGCCGCTGGGGGATAGACTGGTTATCGAAGACTTGTTCGGCAAAGTGAGGTGCGGTGATGACCGAGTCGATCGATGGTGCGGAAAGCGCCGGAGTCCTCCGCCCGCGCCCGGCTACCGGGTTCGCGTCCCCGGCGGGGGACTACTACGACGGCGGTATCGACCTGAACCGGCACCTCATCCCGGACCGGACCAGCACGTTTGTGATGCGCGTGTCCGGTCATTCCATGGCGGGCGCGGGCGCAGCCGATGGCGATGAGCTCATCGTCGAACGGGCGCGGGCACCGCGTGACGGCAACGTCGTGGTCGCAGTCCTCGACGGCGAGCTCGTCGTCCGCCGGCTCCGAATCGAGGCCGCCGGACCGGTCCTGCAGACCGAACCGCTGCCACCGAGCCCGCCCGTCCGCACGCGCGTCGACGGCGAGCTCGACGTGTGGGGCGTGGTCACCCGGAGCCTGCACCGGCTATGAGCCTCGGAACCGAAGCGACAACGGGGCACCGGTTCGCGCTTGTCGACGTCAACAACTTCTACGTCTCCTGCGAGCGCGTCTTCGATCCGCGCCTGGCTGACCGCCCCGTCGTCGTGCTCTCCAACAACGACGGCTGCGTCGTCGCGCGCAGCGCGGAGGCCAAGGAACTCGGCATCAAGACGGGTACCCCGTGGTTCCAACTCGCCCCCGAGGCCGAACGCATGAACCTCGTCGCCCGTTCCAGCAACTACGAGCTCTACGGCGACATGTCCGCGCGCGTGATGGAGGTGATCGGCCGCTTCGGTGCCTGGCAGGAGGTCTACTCGATCGACGAGTCGTTCCTCGGCCTGCCCGCCGCCGCGGAGCCCGCGTTCGCCGCTACCGCCCGGGCCGTCCGCGAAGCCGTCCGCCGGCTCGTGGGCGTCCCGGTCTGCGTGGGCGTCGCCCCGTCGAAGACGCTGGCCAAGTTCGCCAACCACATCGCCAAGCACAACGGGCACCTCGACGGCGTCTGCTCGCTGGGCTCCCTGCCGGCCGCGGACCTCGAACGCCTCGCCGCGCGCCTGCCGGTCACCGAGGTCTGGGGCGTCGGGGCGCGCACGGGTGAGAAGCTCGCCGGCCAGGGGATCCAGAGCGTCGCCGACCTCGCAGCCGCCGATCCGGCGCGCATCCGCAAGAAGTTTTCCGTGAACCTCCAGCGCACGGTCCTGGAGCTGCGCGGCACCGCGTGCATCGCCCCGATCGACGAGCGCGCAGACGCCCACCAGATCATGTTCTCGCGCTCCTTCTCGACCCCCGTCGACACCGTCGCCGCGATGGCCGATGTCATGACGGTCTACGCGCAAGCCGCTGCCTCGCGTTTGAGCGCGCGCGGCCTGCAGACCGCCGTCGTCACGGCGTTTGCCGGGACCAGCCGCTTCGCCGCGGGTGAGGCCTCGAACCCGTCGGTCTCGGTGCCGCTGCCGGAGCCCACTGACGATCCCATCGCGATCGTCCGCGCCGCCGTCGCCGGGCTCGAGGCGCGCCTGGTGCCGGGGGTGCGCTACGTGCGCGCCGGCGTCGTGCTCTCGGGCCTCACCCGGGCCGGCGCGGCCCGCCAGGGCGAGTTCGACCTGTTCGGGACCCCGGACGACGACGGAGCACCCGCCGCGGGACGGGATGCGCAGGCGGCGGCGAACCTGGGCTCGCTCCTGGGGGACGTGAAGGCGCGCTTCGGGCAGGCATCGATCGGGCTCGGCGCCGGCGGAGTCCAGGTTCCGGCGGACTGGAGCATGAAGCGGCAGTACTCGTCACCGAAGTACACCACGGAGTGGAAGGACCTGCCCGTCGCGAAGGCGTGAAAACGGCGGCGGCCGGGCCCGAATCGGACCCGGCCGCCGCCGCGTGTGCGGTGGCTCCTACTTGAAGGAGACCACTTGCGCGCGGTCGCCCGAGGCGTTGTGGTGGTGCAGCAGCAGCGCCGAACCGACCGGCTTCTGCTTGCCCTTGCCCTTCTTGCCGTTGCCGGCCGTGGTGACGTCGGCTTCGAGCGAGGTGCCCGGCTGATCGGCGAAGACCAGACCGTCACCCGCGAAGGAGACGTTCGGGTTCACCGGGTTGTAGCCGATCCATTCGGTGCTGTCGACGGGGATGATGTTCCCGGAATCGTCCGTGTGGTAGTAGCTGTACGTCGCCACACGGTAGGAAATTTCGGTCTCGTCCTCGATGCCGAGCGCCGCCAGCGAGACCGGCAGCGTCGCCACGTTCGAATCGAACAGGTTCGAATCGACATCGCCCATCACGACGTTGACCGGCCACGCGTCGACGCTCTCGCCGGTGGCGACGTCCGTCGTCGACGCGATGTCCAGATCGATGCCGTCGAACCGGGTCGTGTACGTCCTGAAATCGGCGGAACCGTCGCCGTCGACGTCGATCTGGACCTCGATCTCCGTGCCGCCGGCCAGGTGGGCCCAGTCGGAGTGGGTCGCAACGCCGAAGTTCAGCACGCCGTCGGCGACGCCCGCGGTGGCGGCGTCGGAGTTGGCCCCGACGTACGCGAGATCCATCTCGGCCACGCCGGCCGCCGTCGTGTCGGAGAGCTCATCCGAGGTCGCGCCGAGCTCGAAGGCGGAGACCAGCGAGGTGACGTTCTCGGCACCCTCGCCCGCGTCCACGCCGCGGCCCGAGAGCGGGATGGAGGTCTCGCCGTCGCGGACCTTGACCTTCTTCGGCGCGGTCATGTCCGCCACGGGCTTCGGTGCGGCCTGGACCGGGACGCGCAGGGTCGGCGCGTCCGGGGCCGACAGCTCGACGCGACCGGTCGCGTCGGCGATCCACTGGCGGGCCAGGCCCGACTGCGACGACTCCAGGGTCGGGTCCATGGTCTTGGCGAACTGGGCCGGATCCACGGTCAGGGTGACGTCGAACTCGGCGGTGCCGCCGGCCGGAACCGAGACCTCGTCGGTGCTCAGCGTGTAGACGGCGCCGGGGATCTCCGACGACGGGGAGTAGGACACCGCGTAGGTGGCGGCGGCGTCGGACTGATTCTCGACCGTGACGGCCTTCGTGGCCGTGTAGGTCTCGGCGCCGAGCTCGATCACGCCGAAGATCACGCTAGTCATCTCCGGTGCCTCGCTCGCGTAGGCGATCGAGCCGGTCTCGAGGGCGGCGCTGCCGATCACGCGGCCGGAGCCGACGCGGTTCGGTCCGAAGGCTTCGCCGTTGTCGGCGATGACGTCGGCCGTGGCGGTGTTCATCAGGCGGGACTTGACCTCGTACGGGGTGTAGTCGCCCGAACCGTAGACGAGTGCCGCCAGGCCTGCAACGTGCGGGGTGGCCATGGACGTGCCGGACATGACGGCCGCGCCGTCGCCGGCGGCGACGCCGACCGAGCCGATCAGGGTGCCCGGGGCGGCGACGTCGGGCTTCACGATGCCGTCGGAGCCGTGGACGCCGCGCGAGGAGCTGGGGTTCAGCGTGTCGAGCGCGCCCGAGGCGTCCTTCGTGGAGCCGATCAGGTCCTGGGCGAGCTGCAGCTCCAGGGTCCCGGCCTCGGCGTCCGCGCGCAGCGCATCCGAGTGAGTCTTGTTGAGCTGGATGCCCGGGATCGTCGCGTTGCCCGCGATGCCCGAGGAGAAGACCAGACGCGGGGAGTCGAGCACGACGCCGGCGCCGCCGGCGGCCTCGATGTTGTTGAACCGGGCGGTCGAACCGCACGGGAAGTCGCCGTTCTCCTCCCACTGGATCCAGACCCAGCTGCCGCCGAGGTCGGTCCCGTCGGGCCAGGCGTCGCAGCCGAAGCGGTTGTCGGCCGGCGCCATCTGCACAGTGCCGCGCAGCTGCTCGTCGGAGGCGGCGGAGTAGTCGAAGTTCACCGAGTACTGGCCCGCGGCCCGGCCGGCGGACTCGGCAGGCGCGAGAACGTCGGCGCCGTCGAGGGTCACGGTCGAGCCGACCGAGTTGGCCACGGTCAGCGACGAGGCCGAGTTGCCCGGGGAGCCGCCCACGTTGGTCACGTCGGAGGCGTTGCCGGAGGCGATCACGGACAGGATGCCGAGCTCGCTGAGGGCGTCGACGATGTCGTTCTCGGGATCGTCGACGGGGGAGTGATCGGAACCGAGAGACATGTTCACGATGTCCGCGCGGTCGGAGAAGTCGCCGTCGCCGTTCGGATCCAGCACGTAGTCGAGGGCCTGCCCGACGACGGCGGAGGAACCTTCGCAGCCGAAGACGCGGATGCCGATGACTTCGGCCAGCGGGGCGGTGCCCGGGCCGACCTTCATCTCCGCGACCTGGGCCTCAGTCAGCGTCGAGTAGTCGCCGTCGAACGTGTTGCCGTCCGCATCGACGCCGTAGGCGGCGGCGGATCCCGCGACGTGCGAGCCGTGACCGGCCGAGGCGCAGTCGAGCGGGTTCGGGTCAGGATGAGGCACGGGCTGGTACGAGTCGGCGTTCGGGTTCGCGTTGTAGTCGTCGCCGGTCAGGTCCCAGCCGCCGATGAACTTGGCCGGGTCCAGCAGGCCCGAGTCGGCCGCGGGCAACTCCTCCGACGCCTGCGCGGCATCATATGCTTCGCGCGTGCCGGGGCCACCGAAACCGGCGTGGGTGTAGTCGACGCCGGTGTCGAGGACCGCGATCTTCACACCCTCGCCGGTCTGGCCCAGATCCTGCCAGGCGTTGATCGCCTCGGTGTCGATCACGGCGCCGGAGTTGGACGGCTCCTTCGGCGAGATCGCGCTGACCTTGACGACGTCGTCGCGTTCGGCGAGCGTGCGCAGTTTCTTCGCGTTGCCGCGCAGGGCCACGCCGGGCAGCGCGTTCGTCGTCGTGTAGATGACGTCGGAGGCGGCCTGCGCCGCGGCCGACCGGCCCTTGGCCTCGATGTCCTTGCGGACCTTCTTGACCTTTTCCTTCGCCTTGACGGGCTTGCCGTTGCTCTTGGTCACGGCCGCGGGCTGGGTCTGCTCGTAGGCGCCTTCGCCAGCGAACTGGACGTACACGGAGACCTCACCGGTGGCCGAGGCCAGCGACGGGGAGATCTTCAGGTCGGTGCCGGACAGCGAGGTCCCGCTGTAGGCCTCCGCCAGCGGTTGCGACGAGGTCGTGGCCGCCGCCGGCAGCGCCGCGGTCGCCGCGAGGGCGAGACCAGCGGACGCGGCGACGACGGCTCTGGACAGCCGGTATCGGTGCGAATTGCTCATGGGTGCTCCTTGAATTCGGTAGCCGGACGCAGAGTGATGTGCGTCTCACCGTGCCAGCCTAGGCGAGCCAGCCTAGTTGTCAAGGAGTTGTTTAATACTTCCGGGAGTGGCGTTGACCGTCACACGGGGCCCGGGCGGGGCTCGGCCGGGCCGGCTCAGCCCTGCCAGAGCGCGTCG
Encoded here:
- a CDS encoding primary-amine oxidase; translation: MNQPTAYSLPTTDEVKTVTALLAEAGHLPETSRIAYLGLLDPPRGTASGAHADRRFRVFALDTAGGAPIDATVNASTRAVESVVALDTMATGELPVMEAEFAAVEEVLAEDAQWQAAIAKRGLELEKVRVAPLSAGFYDYPEERGTRVLRGLAFYQEHETDSAWAHPIDGLVAYVDVASRKATRILDLGVVPVPPEHGNYTDPSLTGELRTTQKPISITQPEGPSFEVTGGNHVEWERWSLDIGFDMREGLVLHNIAFDDKSPEGETRRRKILNRASIAEMVVPYGDPSPVRNWQNYFDTGEYLIGSCANSLQLGCDCLGEITYLSPVISDNFGNARTIHNGICMHEEDASILAKHSDLWSGIDYTRRNRRLVISFFTTVGNYDYGFYWYLYLDGTIEFEAKATGIVFTSAQPEAGADGEPYPYSSEMAPGLGAPFHQHLFGARLDFALDDGPSRVVEEEAVRVPMGESNPRGNAFTRKHTVLASEKAAVRQSRMETGRSWIVQSAQTRNRLGAPVGYKLLPEGNPTLLADPESSVARRAAFTSSSLWVTPHAEDERYPTGDFVNQHPGGAGLPAWIEADRNLDGEDLVLWHTFGLTHFPRVEDWPIMPVDTTGFKLRPDGFFDRSPVLDVPAPTPGACHTESGCH
- a CDS encoding TetR/AcrR family transcriptional regulator, which encodes MPKIVDHDARREEIARAACRVVARSGLEGLTLRDVAAEIGFANGALKPYFPTKAALSQAAFSRVFRQTERRITEATRGKRATAALRAFALEVLPLDDNRLDEARVVLPFWQLAVHDPRQAEVNDQAMLSWRSSMRRWLAEGVDDGEIRSDLDPAAAVESLLNFLLGAQGAGVIDAEYNGPRQLRDQLEVQLRGFRP
- a CDS encoding helix-turn-helix domain-containing protein, producing the protein MYQVKYADDFASWKQVVSSSFVPLDAKAVNSRPFTGQVGGGTVFDVGLMRVTASAHEVVRTENLIARTEGAFYKLGVQMSGHGILAQDGREAILRPGELAIYDTQRPYSLAFEEDFSTLVMMFPQQMLGLSPEDVSELTAVSMGADQRLGRAVLPFLREIADLLPTIDGPIGHRLAMNTVDLLATLLADEIGQRAPTGDLDRARQLRRIQHFIDAQLADSTLSPGDIAAAHFMSTRSLHKLFSDSGHTVAGWIRERRLENCRRDLSDPLQSHAPVGAIGARWGLPDAAHFSRAFRSAYGCSPAQYRRGDR
- a CDS encoding aldehyde dehydrogenase family protein produces the protein MTVETATFATAADLLDAVQPATGGREMLDPATGAVVGRAPEHTAADLEAAIAAARAAQPAWGALTHAERGAAMNSAADAIEANAEALAELLSREQGKPLNGPNARFEVGACSAWLRATASFELEPEVLFDDEGGRAELHYRPLGVVGAIGPWNWPMMIAVWQIAPSLRMGNTVVVKPSGNTPLSVLALAHVMNTALPADLLHVVAGRRDVGALLVEHPDIAKIMFTGSTGAGQKIIKDSADTVKRLTMELGGNDAGIVLPDVDAQAIAQDLFWGAFINTGQTCAALKRLYVHEDVYDDVCAALVEVARNVPMGVGLDENNVLGPLQNKSQYDIVANLVQAAKDSGARVLIGGDPDESAPGYFYPTTLVADIDNDNPLVAEEQFGPALPIIKYSNLDAVIEQANALDVGLGGSVWSADRDRAIEVASRIQSGTVWINKHGAVDPRMPFGGMKQSGFGLEFGVEGLKHLGAPQVINY
- a CDS encoding acyl-CoA thioesterase, which gives rise to MAFTDIPIALRWSDQDANGHLNNARIVTLMEESRVRWMRGLEGLAAFRGLGGAVVASLTVDYVAQGEYVPEMVVRLGIERIGSKSFTIRHVGLQDGRTVFDGSTVIVPLAADRTTSRSLTGAERESLAAHEVPARRRPS
- a CDS encoding TetR/AcrR family transcriptional regulator encodes the protein MDETPLPMHARRRELGEASRQHILDVAVRLMSERGFEGTAMSALCKETGLPASSIYWHFGSKDGLLEAVMERGGEQFFTSFPDPGDAAEPADKLRRFVRSTGAWLLEESRNGQFLQLQLRFRLSRRAPLAEKFAAKADAGMQKSIEYVRAWIAYAYASEGEEVAQRLAAETAHFAVAMLDGVFIMVYDDDRVDAVEMIDDAAEALVSRVESRLAAIKPAATE
- a CDS encoding LexA family protein — protein: MTESIDGAESAGVLRPRPATGFASPAGDYYDGGIDLNRHLIPDRTSTFVMRVSGHSMAGAGAADGDELIVERARAPRDGNVVVAVLDGELVVRRLRIEAAGPVLQTEPLPPSPPVRTRVDGELDVWGVVTRSLHRL